The nucleotide sequence TGTAGAAATATACAATTTAGGTGATAAGAAAATAGCTCCATGTAAAGCGTGTGGTGCTTGTTCACAAACTAAAGATAAAACATGTATTATTAAAGATGATTTGAATGAATTGGTTTTAAAAGCTGAAGAAGCAGACGGAATAATTTTAGGTTCACCAATTCATTATTCAGATATAAGTGGTTTAGCAAAATCTGCATATGATAGATTATTTTATGTTGGGGGAGCAAATGGTGGTTTGTTTAGACATAAAGTTGGTGCAGGGTTTGTTGCAGTAAGAAGATCAGGTGGAAGTTTTGGTTTCCATTCATTAAATAATTATTTTTTAATATCAGAAATGTTTGTTGCGCCATCAAGTTATTGGAATATTATTCATGGAAGAGTTCCTGGCGAAGTGCATGAAGATGAAGAAGGTGTATTTACTTTAACTAATTTAGCAGAAAATTTTGCGTTTTTATTAAAAACTATTAACGAAAATAAAAAAGAGTTGCCAAATAAAGTTGATAAGCCAATGACAAATTTTGTTAGATAATAATATAATATTTAATTTCAGGGTTATATACCCTGTTTTTTTTGAATTAAATGATATATATAATATTAAAAAATTATTTTTGAAAAATAGTGAATAATAAAAAAACATGATTTTAAAAAACCATGTCTTTTAGATATTTATATTTATTTTATTCTACAATATCAGCAAAGAAAGCAATTCTTTTGCTTGGAGATTTCCAAGCGCTGAAAGGATAACATGTAATTAATACAATTCTTTCTTTTTCAATTCCTTCAGTTGTATAAACTTTTGCACCCTCATCTGGTTTAACAATAATACTTTTTGAAATTTTATATCGGTATGTTCCATATGGCATTGTTACAACAACAATATCACCTATTTTTACATTTTCTAATG is from Bacilli bacterium PM5-9 and encodes:
- a CDS encoding multimeric flavodoxin WrbA (product_source=COG0655; cath_funfam=3.40.50.360; cog=COG0655; pfam=PF03358; superfamily=52218), whose protein sequence is MKTLIINGSPKVNGNTYHGATIIKEQLEKEGIDVEIYNLGDKKIAPCKACGACSQTKDKTCIIKDDLNELVLKAEEADGIILGSPIHYSDISGLAKSAYDRLFYVGGANGGLFRHKVGAGFVAVRRSGGSFGFHSLNNYFLISEMFVAPSSYWNIIHGRVPGEVHEDEEGVFTLTNLAENFAFLLKTINENKKELPNKVDKPMTNFVR